From the genome of Dehalococcoidales bacterium:
CAAATACCGGACGGGTACCCTGAAAAACGGCTTTGTCCTGCTCAAGAAGGGGGATGGAGTAACGCTGACCATAAGGCAGATAGAAGGGGATGAAGCCGTAATTCCGGTCAACCTCCCTTCACTGCCGAATGATGTCAGGAAGGGTGATGTCATCCTCCTTGACGATGGCGCCATGGAACTCAGGGTACAGGAGATAAGCGGCACAGAGGTCAAGTGCCGTGTCATTGCCGGCGGCCGCCTCACCCAGGGAAGAGGAATCGCCATCCCCGGTATGCGTGTTTCCACTCCTTTCCTCACCGATTATCTCCGGGAGCACATTGCCTTCGCCATCGAGCAGCGCCCCGACTATATCGCCCTCTCCTTCGTCAGCAGTCCCGATGATGTTCTTCAGGTAAGAACTGTTTTACAGTCAGAAAACGTCAAGATACCCATTATTTCCAAGATAGAGCGGGGGCAGGCAGTAGTCCATTTTGACCGGATACTGACCGCCAGCGATAGCATCATGGTTGCCCGCGGCGACCTGGGGGTTGATATTCCCCTGCAGAAGATACCCCTGGTACAAAAGGACATTATCCGGAAATGCAACCAGGCAGGCAAACCGGTGATAACGGCCACCCAGATGCTCGAATCGATGATTAACCTGCCCCGCCCGACAAGAGCCGAGGTTACCGATGTGGCTAATGCCATCTTTGACGGCACTGATGCCGTCATGCTCTCCGGGGAGACATCAGTCGGCAAGTACCCGGTAGCGGCAGTAAGAATGATGGCACAGATCGCGCGGGAAACAGAAAGGAAGCTGGACTACGAACAGATGCTGGCCGAGAGGAGCACCTGGCTTGAGCCGCATACGGATGAACTGATTGCTTATAACGCCTGTCATACCGCCAATACGCTGAAAGCAACGGCAATCGTCGCCTTCACCGAAGCCGGGAGTACGGCGCACCGCGTCTCAAAGTACCGCCCCCGGATGCCCATCCTGGCCATAACTCCTAACAAAGCAGTGCGCGGCGAGCTGATATTGTGCTGGGGTGTTCAGGCTTTCCAGATACCCGGCGTATCTTCAGTAGACGATCTTTTTGCCCGGGCCAGCAGTCTGACTAAAGACCTCGGGCTGGCAAAACCGGGCGACATCATCGTCATTACCGCCGGTATCCCGCTCGGGTCAACCGGTACGACCAACCTGCTCAAAGTAGAAAGAGTGGCTTGACCTTCAACCGTTAACTGTCAACTCTAGTTGGTGGCGTCATTGTGAGACCATTCCGCTATAGGCGGGAGGCTTCAGCCCGAGTTCAGCCCGAGGGCTTCAGCCCGGGTTCAGCGTTCGACTGAGCTCACGCCGAAGTCTCACGCCGAAGTCCCGAGGGCGAAGCAATCCGGATGCTGGTTGCTCGCCAGGCATGAGATTGCTTCGTCGGCTCCGCCTCCTCGCAATGACAAATGAAACCACCGATGCAAAACAGAGCCACCACCGGACCCAAAATACCAGTCAATATCCGGTTTGTGCTAGAATAGGGCAATATAACCCGTAATCCTTTGAGGAGGCATGAAATGCCTGAGAAACTGTACCTGAGCAAAGACCTCGGGTTTCTGCGCCTGGGAGCCGCTGTCCCGGAGCTTCACGTGGCTAACGTTGATTTTAACGTAGCGCATATTATCCAGAAAATCAAAGAAGCCAGAAATGAGGGCGTCCAGGTACTGGCCTTCCCGGAGATGTCCATCACCGGCTACACCATCGGTGACCTGGTACAGCAGCAGGCGCTCCTGCTCAAAGCCGGGGAAGGCCTGGATAAAATCCGTGAGGAAAGTAACGGCAGTTCCATGATAGTGATTGTAGGCCTGCCTCTTGAGGTCAACCAGAAAATATTTAACTGCGCGGCGGTAGTTAATAACGGCCACATCCTCGGTATCATCCCCAAGACCCTGTTACCCACCTACAAGGAGTTCTATGAAGACCGCTGGTTT
Proteins encoded in this window:
- the pyk gene encoding pyruvate kinase, with protein sequence MKYASYFRQRTRIVCTIGPSSRSVRVIERLIRAGMNVARFNLSFDTHDEHRRHIQTVRRLAERLSRPVAILLDLPGPKYRTGTLKNGFVLLKKGDGVTLTIRQIEGDEAVIPVNLPSLPNDVRKGDVILLDDGAMELRVQEISGTEVKCRVIAGGRLTQGRGIAIPGMRVSTPFLTDYLREHIAFAIEQRPDYIALSFVSSPDDVLQVRTVLQSENVKIPIISKIERGQAVVHFDRILTASDSIMVARGDLGVDIPLQKIPLVQKDIIRKCNQAGKPVITATQMLESMINLPRPTRAEVTDVANAIFDGTDAVMLSGETSVGKYPVAAVRMMAQIARETERKLDYEQMLAERSTWLEPHTDELIAYNACHTANTLKATAIVAFTEAGSTAHRVSKYRPRMPILAITPNKAVRGELILCWGVQAFQIPGVSSVDDLFARASSLTKDLGLAKPGDIIVITAGIPLGSTGTTNLLKVERVA